The sequence below is a genomic window from Lolium perenne isolate Kyuss_39 chromosome 4, Kyuss_2.0, whole genome shotgun sequence.
tgcatttatgttttgctattccataaaggaCATGCATGTTGAGTACCATGCACATTGCTATTtttactctatgctcataaacaaacagttgatttcaatgcactattattcatgatcctttattTGAGTTActattcatgttataacatagttgctaagttctattgaattatatccATCATGCCTATGCACTGGCGGATCTAAGTGTATGCTTAGGGGTGCGCTGGATACCGGGTAAACAAAAATTTCTTTGTAAACTAGGATTTTTTCACCATGTGTGACACCCGTAAAACAAACTTTTGGGCAGCTGAGGTACCAACGTGCACCCTGATCGTCATTGTTCTAGCTCCGCCAcagtgcctatgtttagagtacttagatcctagctcacaatgctttacatgcttgatcaagattgtgttggcttcatgtcaccacaaaaaatattttgttatcacttacctactcgaggacgagcagtagttaagcttggggatgcttgatacgtttcAAAcgaatctataatttttgatgctccatgcttgtttacaccgattcatatatgttttgcttacacttcgttgcacttttacatgatttccggcactaatctattaacaagatgccacagtaccagttccctgttttctgatgttttttatTTTAATAAAGTTGTACataaaatattctcgaaattggacgaaacaaaagctgaagtcaatattttaccgaaacgaagacgaaatccagaggggggtcgaagaggtgCCACAGGGCCAGACCTGCccttggcgcggcctggcctaggcccgcgccaaggggggtgtgggcccccaggcaccacactgacctaaatcctccgcctatttatacatcttctcgggaaaaccctggatacccgagcctccatccatgaaaagttccctTGCGGctgccatcgcagaacccatctcggggggttctgaaggtcttcccggcaccctgccggaggggaaatcatcgccgaaggcatctacatcaccatgcccgctgacataggcatccccaatgggcctgccaaagatggtactcggggtttactgaaggcccacgacccgaatattatgaagcccggaagcccagttagaagatagtttggaaagatagaattatattaggaatattgacttgtaactattacgggatgaATTCAAATagtctcccggactctgtaatttgtacatcacgaaacccttggctccgcctcctatataagggggagtcgaggatcaaagaaagcatcgatttcattgtcaacagaaccctagtttcataatagtcgagtacttttccggccgaaccttcgagatctacttgccctttacttccctaaaaaccctagtctacaatctatagacattgacaagtcaataccttgtcaattggcgccgtccgtggggaACGTCATCCACGACCACGTATTGACTTGTCAATACCTTGCcaattggttgtagcctcggggcctactccgaagtgatgcatgagtagCTCATCCGTGGACtattgggtccatagtagtagctagatggttgtcttctccactttgtgcttcatgtatagatcttgtgagctgccctacatgatcaagatcatccttatgtaatcttatatgttgtgtttgctaggatccgatgaatattgtatactatgttgagattgattatatattcatgtcatatgttatttgtgatcgtgcatgctctccgttgctagtggaaactctggccaagtggatacttgtgactctaagagggggtatttatactcgatagtaggttcatgcctctagttttctaggagagtgacaataacttctaagattgtagatgtgatgttgctactagggagaaaacaacaatgttttatccaaggataattctattgtttactagctttacacacattgcttaatgcaataatctgttgcttgcaacttaatactgaaaggggttcgcatGATAACCGAAAGGtgaattattagtcatagatgtagttggattacggtctatgtattatgttgtaatgcccaatcaaatctcttagtaatcatcttgtcatgtatggtcgatattctatcaattgcccagctataatttgttcatccaacatgctatttatctttatggagagacacctctagtgaactgtggacccagtcctgtttcttttacactgataaattcatctactgcaatcctgttctgtttattttctgcaaacatcactttccactcgatacgtctaatcctttgtgttcagcaaaccggtgagattgacaacctccctGCAAGTtgggaaaagtactttgattgtgttgtgtgcaggttccacgttgttgctgacgccggtagtgcgtcctgccactagtcagctagcaacaccttcagaagtctcgcctttctcctactggtcgattaaaccttggtttcgtactgagggaaaacttgttgctgtgctcatcacaccttcctcttggggtttcccaaccgcttccaccacaactgccaacaagattgtctggcgccatcatCGGAGCACCATCAACGGGCCGCCACCCTCTCCCCATCGCGGCCCTACCGGAGAAGCTTAAGCACCAGCCGACCCTGTCACGCCGCCCTGCCCTCCCTAGCCAACGCCACACCTCCTCCCGTAAAACGCCACCACGGAACATCTCTCCTACCCACTGTCTTCGATGGTATGgacgccgccggcggcggcgacctAAGGGAAGAGATCGGAGGGGGCTATTAGGCTTCGTGGGAGGGGCTTCCAGAGCCACTCGGGAGGTGGCCGACGACCAGCAGGTATGATGCTCATATTCATTGCTCTGGGACTCGTGCATTGGTCGGAGGAAACAAAGATTAGCTCAGACAACAATCACCATCGACTTGAACGTAAGAAAGTTTAGTGGATTTATGTGTAGATGAACAGAAAACTTAAAACGGAGTCCAAGCTACACATATCCCTTCATTTGCAAACACTCAGAATTCGtattttaaagtttcaaaaaaaaactgaAACAAAATTCTAGAGATAGCCAATGATGTATAATATAATGGCGTAGAATGTCAATACAAACAACTTCATATTctaagctacacaaaaatgaaagATTCTGACAAATTTTATATTAGTGAATAGTGCATATTTCAAGACTAAATTTGTCAGATTTTTTCAATTTCATGTAGCCCTAGAATACGAATCAGTTTGTATTGAGATTTTACACAATTGTAGAATACACCATTGACTACCTGCGGAATTtgtttttgcctttttttttgaaactttgaatACGAATTCTGAGTATTTAAAAATAAATAGCTACACGTAGCTCGGTCTCCAAAACACCGCACTCAGAGATGAACCCCAGAAGCAAATCCAGCGTACATGCATTTCAGATATATTTTTCTTTCGGAGTTTATTGGTGTACAAATGTAGACCCTAGCTAGAATCACAAGGTAATGAAGACTGTACATATGCAGTTGGCTAAGATGATAAATTCATTCACAAAATGTTGTCATTGAATTCAGTTGGGAGAATCAACATATGTACTTTCCATACATACACTTTTACAAAAGAATTACAATGTTTCCTCTGACACACAATTAAAACAAATGAAAAAAAATCTATAACTCTTTTCTATATTTCCCTTTCTTATACTTTCCACCCAAAACTAAAAACTCGAGATAGAAAGAAACCAAACAACTCAACTATGAACACTCCTATTACAAAAAAAATCTTCAGTACCCAGGAACTTCACCAAAAAAAACTGCACCTGTTGTTACCCAGGAACTTCACCAAAAAAAAAAATGCACCTGTTGCTATTTCCTTTGTATACACAATGCAATTAATCAGTCTGTAAGCTGTTGTAGAAGAAAGTGGAACTGAGAGTTCTGCCTCAGTAGTGGTGGTGGCTCCACATCAGATGGGTTGATGTCAAGCATGAGTCTTGATATATCATCCAAGGATATTGGAATGCTGCAATTTCATTCATCAGGGTGTTAGATCAATGGCTACGGATGTTATTATTTTGATGTACATCTTTCTGCGGTAGTGTACATACCTTGAGTCGTCATCTAGCAAGAAAGAACTATTTGGAGTAGTTATTGAGTCATCAGTTGCCATTGTTCTCATATTTCCAATTACCTGAAAACACGATTATTTTTGTTACGAAAAGGGGGGAAATGCTGTAGCATTATATACTTTTGCATGCTTTCATGGAGCCATACATGCTAATGCTTGAAAATAAAAACATGTCTGTCCTAGCAAGCATTCATTTACCTCTTGAGATAGACCTTGTGCACCATATTTGTCGTCCCAGAACATTGTTCCAATGCGATATATTTGGCTGATGCTCAGAACCTGCGAAAATGAAATATTTGAAACTTGACGTTTTGCAAAATTCAAGCATTTTATAAGTTTGTTTTGTCCAGGACTTACGGGACAAAGATCATCCGTGATTTCATCCAAGGTTTTGTGTGACTTCTGATGTAAAACCTGCAATTTAATTTCATTAAGTAGGTACACCGTAGACATATGGACAATCTATGATTTTATATGAGCATCGTCTCAGGCATACCAGGAACCCAACTGCCTGTCTTATGTGTTGCAGTTCATCCCAAGATGTTCCTGCATACTGGATTACAAAAGATACATATTAGTCTGGTGATTTTCTGCTCATTAGTATTTTTCTTGTTACATTTGTACAAACTTTTACTTCACCTCTTCAGTTGTTGCAGAGCACCACTGCTCCAGTTCCTGTAATCCGGCTTTCAAGAATTCCCCATTGCTAAAGGAGCAGCATTCACGGCGGAGTAGCAAACTGAATGAAGAAATATAATTTTGCTATAGTTCAGACTCAAACCATCTGGTGAAGCATTGACTAATGATATCTCACATCACGGTGTCTATTCAAGAAGCATTAAATTGAGGTAAGGTGTACAATATTAGCAGTACCTGTTGAAGAGTTGGACGTTCATATATGCAAATACTTGACCAAATGTTTTCCTAATTATCATAGGAGGTACCTAAACAAAAAAGAGGAAAATCCTCAACAAATTTGTAAATTATTTTATATTTCCTTAAGGAAGACAGCTGAAAACAAGTTAGGTTGTACTCACATAATTATTGTTCATAGTTTCCAGTGTAATATTCAGGCACTTGACAATGTTTTGCCAATGCACACTTGATGCTTGCCTTGATAGTGCACTAGAGTGTATGCTTTTCAATGATCCTCGAGATGGTCTCACACGACCAGCTCTTGGAGCCTATGAACATGGAGAACTGTTAGAAATATCATATTGCGTTATACACAGATTGGGCGTAGAGATGCCTGACATACCTGTATGCACATAGTCAATAATGCACTTATTTCCTTCTTCAAGCTATCTCTGATCATGCCGTATATCTTCTCGACGTAGGCTGTTAACTGTTGCTTGAAACGTACAGCTGGATACTTAGCCTCTACCATTGGTTTAGTGTCTGTCCTTCCTATCATTCCACTGTATCCGCTTGAAATACCTAATCCTGACGATGATGATCGAGCATTCTGAAAGTGCAGTTTTTGGAACGTAAGCTCATTTTTTCCCCTGAATGTAGGAGATTTTCACTCCCCATTGCATTTTATGAAACTTAAAATACATAGTAGTAGAATTTGAAAACGAAAACAAAGATTGACCAGGAGGAGCCACGTCCAGATGCCCAACAGCCTCTGGACTACTATCACTATGCCAGCTTTTAAACAGAACTCCAACACGTAGGATGGACTACTATCACAGGTCAAAGGTGCTAAATGAATTTGAGATCTCAATCAAGAACTTCTTTTTCACGCAGAGCAAAAGTCTGGAACAAAAACTTACCTGTGTCATTCTATTGAACAGGTTTCCTGGTGCGGTCCTGCTGCGGTTTgatccttttgtcgatgaactgctAGTTTTAAGGGTATTTTGTAGAAGGTGTAGGAGAGTTGATGTTGTCGACAACCAATAAGCTAGTTCTCCAGAACTTCCAGCATTCTGTACATATATTCAGCCAATGAGTTCGTCAACAACTTACCAACTTTCTTGTCACTGCAAAGGAAAATTATATAATAATCTATTGGAGCAACAACCTCGATAGATGACCTAATCGTATGGATGATACGGTCAAATATGTTAGTCTTTTCTGCTTCAAATGAGTGCCAGTGAAGGAGTGATTTGTAGACAATGCATGCTGCAGCTGGTCTTCTGTTGTCATATCTCCTATCTTCAgtcagactcttgatgaggacatCATGATTTTCCTGTGAAAGAGTGGAGGCAGAGCAATTGAAACAACACATTACTGAGCGTACACAATATCTGTTAATTAAACAAACGGAATTTGTTCCCCACAATGATATCGAATTGTACAAAATAACCAAACTTACTTGTTGTCGGTCTGTGAGCGATCTCTGTTTGCTTAAGTTCTTTATCGGAGGAACAACCAACTGCTCCTGAAAGCATAGTATATGTTGACATTAATCAAAGGATCTCCTTGGGTATATTTTCTGCTGTATTATGGAATGTTTGTTTGGTAGCACTGGGTTATAATACATACGTTGATGACGTTAAGTTCTCCAAGCTGTTGTCCATTCTCTAGAACCTGGTTAGATTTAAAACAAAACTTAGTGCAGTTTGTACTCGTATTTAATTGTTAAATCCAAAACAGTATCTCACTAAACCTTTCCTCAAGGGATTTTACCTTCATAGCTGATGGCTGAATCACTTCAGGAGCGACTGCTGCTTGAGCAGCTAGTGCAGAATTGCTGCGGAGCAACTGATTCTCCGACTCCAAGATGGCAATCTTGCTTTCCAGACTAGATATATCATTTATTGTATTAAGTTATGAGGCTTTCACAAAGGGAAGTGGTTAAGAATGCAAATGCATCGCATGTGTACTGTAAATATTTTACCTCTCTATTTGTTTTGTCTTATCGTCATCTGCTGATGCAAGCAACGATTGTTGACGTAGAACATGGTTTTCAGATTCCATGTTGGATAAATTTGTTTCAAGCCTGCACCATATATCACAAGGCAgtgaatgaatatgatatttAATCTCTGCAAGTCAATTTTTCCAAACtccaaagcaataaattcatcagTACCTACTAATCATCTCTTGAAGTTGATTAATCTTTGAGGCTCGTTCTTGTGTCTCCTGTGACAAGTCGTCCGACTGTTTTTGAATCTCAAAAAGCTTCTTCTCAAGATCTTCAGCCTTTGTTCTAAATGTACCAAGCTCTCCCTGTATCAAAACATGGGATACGATATTCTTTCTGTAGAATTGAAATTGTGAATCATTCTTTTGAGTAAAAATGTGGAAGTATTTATACCGTAAGTTCCTCATTTTGACTTGTCAACAACTCAACTTTTTCATTGTCCACCACTGGCACCTCTACTATCTTTGGTGGTGCCTGTTCAATTGCCAACTTTGCAGCTTCTTTCTCCTTTATTATTGCTGCATGGGCTTCCTCAAGCTTTTCTTGCATTTCTTGCAAGGCAGATTGTAACTTCGCAACTTCTTGACCCTTGGATGCCTCAAGGTCAATCTACCAGAAAGATATAATTTAGCAAACTCATTTGTGTCCAGGAAACATATTAGGATCTACATAAACAACTATCATCCTCTAAGCGAGTTACCCTCATATGCTTCTCAACATCTAATCTCCATGTGAGTTCCTCAACTCTCTTTTCCAGCTTGTCTTTTGCTTCTTTTAGTGCACCATTGTCTCTTGCTTCCTGTTTACACTCTTATGTTTTAGTTTACGATGTATCAAATACACATGAATGTTGTGTGACTTCCAGTTGGAAATCGGACAAACCATTTTGAGCTTCCGAAGTTCCTTTCTTGCAACACGTGCCCTCCAAGCGCACTGGAGAATCAGAGAAGCTCTTTTTTGCTGTTTGTAAGCAACATAAGCTTTGTGTTGGCGCCATCGAGTCTGAGATCCACAAAGTAGTTCAGTGTGGTTGATTATGAAATTATCTCTGTGTCACGATTCACATAATAATACAAACCTGGATGATCATGGCAGCTTTGGTCTCTCTTCTGAACCTGTGCTCCTTGCAAGCTGCCATTGCACGTAATCCTGTCTGTATTGTTATTGATGATTTGTATACTTGTATATAAGCTTTCCAGGCAGAACGAGTTCGTGTGTGCTTCTGTATGGTAATTGCAGCTGCGACTCTTCTCATGTGCTCAAAAAGCTTTCTAGCTAGTCGTGCTGCACCATTTGAGTAAAGTATATGTCAGTGTCAAGTCAGAGCTAAATAAGTACTTATATCCAAGGCATGAAGTACTGAATGCAAAGGAGTGGATACCTCTCCAGAACTTCTGAGTTTGAATGGAAGCTTTTTTTAAGCTGATGAAGTCCTTTCGCATAAGATGTGTTCTTATACGCCTCTGGATAAGTCGGACAGCATTGGACAATACTTCTGCTCTTCTAGCATCCAGCTCTGCCATCTGACCAGCTCTTAAAAACACCTTTGTTTTCCCTATCTGATAAAGAAAAGGGTATTCACAGTCAGTTCCAACTTGCAAATACATATATGGTGGATAAAGTTGTAATGCTTTACAATTTCCCACTTCCACTGTAGGTTACCTGATATCCCTTTAATCCCATTTTATCACATAATGCTGCGCACGCTGTCTTCTCGTCAGAACTGCAAAATAATTACACAAGAGACGCATATCTAACTGATTACCCATTAGAGTTTCATTTCGCAATCAGTTAGCATAACTGGAGGATACATACCTGTCCACAAGCTCTGGTGCAAGAACTCCAAACCGATCAATGAACTCATCAAATGTTCTCTTTGTCGGATAGCCAGCACAACTGATCCGGATTGCTTCCAAAACACCCTGCACCATGAGGCATGAGCAGAATGCAAATTTCAACAGAATTCAATGGATGAAAAAACAACATAAAAACATACATACCCCACATCTCAACTGGTTCAAAACATTGTCGTTTTCGAAGATGCCAGGTTTCAGTACAGTATTAGGCTTCACACATCTAATGTAGTGTGGTTCTGTCGTACTCAATGTTTCCATCAAGGCTTGTAGTTGTTGCTACACGTATTAGGGAATAGAGAAGTTACTGAGTATTCCAAGGATAAAGAAGATATTTAGCTCCAATATAACACACCTTAAAGCGAGTACCGATGGAAGAGAATTTGGACTGTTTAGAACTTTCCTCGGGTAATGGAGGAAATAGATTTGCAACAAAAGAGCACCTTGAGGAATTTAGTAGAGCTTGATGTTCAGCGACCACATAGTCTTTGTTCTTGTCAAGAAAATAGTCGGCTTGATATGTGACCTATCAAGTAGAAAAGTGTGTTCAAAGTCCTTGATGACATATATCTAATTATCATAATATCACCGAACTAATTCTTACATCTCCTGCATAGTGGTTGATTGTGAAGGCAGTCCTGGCAAGTTTGGGCTTGCTGAAGCGCTTATGTGCTttgtatgtttgatacatcttttGTGCAAATGTCTCATGAGTGGACTTTGGAAACATGCTGCGTCATGGATAAGCATATGTCAAATACTTACATTTACCTTCATTTTGCATGCCAGGAAAACTATCCTATGCTATTTTTAATGGGAAAATGCTAAAGAATATTATCACTGTTGCAGTGTCAGTTTCTACAGAAAACTACATCCAGAATAATTCCAAAGTAAGAACATCATTCTTTTGGGCCAAAACATCACTACCCATACCATGCCTCGTCCAGGAGGGCTATTATTCCTCCAGGTTTCTGCACAAAATATTCAAGTGCCATTGATTAGTAAATACTTGATTCATCTGTTCAAGTTCATATACAATTTCTGATATGCTCAGGGGAACTACCTTCTCAATCAGGTCCAGCACATCCTGATTGTCCACAAATTCCACATAGCTCCAGTCAATTTCATCCCTTGTATATTCTTCTTGTTCCATCTTGAATACATGCTGCCAAATGAACACACATGTTTCTCGAGATATTAAATATATTTCATAATCATTTTATGCTAGTACCTATAGGCCTTAGCTAACCTGATTAAAGTGTTGCTGCAACTTCTCGTTTGTCATGTTGATGCACAGTTGCTCAAAACTGTCAAATGGGCAGAAAGTGGATCATGTTCCAGGTATTAAGAAACTGGAATTTATATCATACTTGAAATTATGTAATGTAACAAAGGTACTAACGGCAAACCTGTTGACCTTGAAACTCTCAAATCCATATATATCCAGCACTCCTATTATACTGATTGCATCAGGATCTTGACCAATCGAATTATTAATCTTATCCACTATCCTGTTAACCCAGATAAGAATAACCTTTCTGATTAAATGGCATACAGTACAGTAGTGATGGAAGAGAGAAGTCCAAGGTGCTAAATTATTACTCCCTCGGTTCCTAgatataaggtgtatagttttGGGCATGGAAATTAAAGAACACACATTGAGGGAAAATTACAACAGGTTTAGATGGGATTTTCCCTGGACAACTGATGTGAGAAAATAGAGGAGTTTGTAAAAGATAATAAAACATATTCAAATCCTTAAAAAAGTTGTCCAGAGAAGTTGTGCAATGCAATAGACCTTATATTctggatttttttcaaaaaactatacaccttatatctagaaacggagggagtagcacTTATGACATTCAAACTAATACATTGTTGGTTTGTACACATATCTGACAATGTAGGAATACTAATAAAAAGTAACAGTTGATAGTTTTCTTATTTGATGCAATGATGATTTAATATTTCACTCTTACCAGTCAAAAAGTCGTGAATACACTGTCTTTGCCAAGGCATCGCGACTCTGTAAAGCAGAATCTGGATCGAGAGGTTTTGTAATATTTCCATCGGGTGTTACAATAACACGCTGACAAAGAGAGTCTTCAAGGGACTTCTCGTCACACCTAAGATACAATATGCACTTAAGTATACCATAAAGATGCAAATCACCAAATATAAACCATTGAGAGAAATTAGACATACATTAGCAGTTCTGCCACTGTTTTAAGGTGATTGATTGATTTCTCATCCCTCAACCTTGACGAATCAATTTCTTGCCCTTTGGAGAAATTAATGTTTCCTAGATGAAGGATTGCTGCTACTACTCTAAAGATTGCATCCTTGAGCAGTGAAAGAGATTAATTAGTTCTAGCCCCAATGATAGCGTTACTATTTCATGGACGTCTCATAATAGTTTCAGATACCTGTTCTTCTTGAGAAATGCCAACTATATCCATTGCATTTCTCGTTTCTAGGTATTCTCTTGCATCGTCCACATTAGCTACTTCATAGCAGCTTGTTTGGTTCAGGTAATGAAATGATCGCGGGTCTCCCACCTTAAATCTTTTTACATCCTGAAATTAGTTAAACATTATGAAGAAGTTAGTATTTGGATCTGGAGATGTTAACCATGCAGATATGGTAAATACTATTTACTGGTTGTTCAGAATTACCTCGGGTGGTGCAGAACATAGCATGTAAAAGCAATGGTAATTCCGTTCAGGATCAGAGACCTGGCATACTCGTGAGCGTTCAAGGAGGTACGTGCGAACAGCGGCACCAGATATCTTGCCGTATTTGTCGAATTGGATTTCAACAAACTTACCAAATCGGCTGGAAACCATGGACATGTTAAGTGTAAAAAATGGAAAAGATCTGCTGCAGAAGTGTAATTGTAGTTGTTAATTCAAGAATCCACCTGGAGTTATTATTCTTCACCGTCTTCGCATTACCAAATGCTTCCAGTACCGGGTTAGACTGAGTGTGTTGTACAAGAATTCATAGAAAGTTAGTGGGACATTCTAGAAGGAAAGAGTGAGAAAGAAGATGAATAAAAAAAATGCCGTGTCTTCCTACCTCTAGAACTTGTTGCTCAACAGTCCGTCCCTCGGTTCCAGACCTTCCTCCCATGAACGCAAGGTACCTCATGAGCATCTTGGTCGTCTCTGTCTTGCCAGCACCACTCTCACCACTCACCAATATTGACTGGCTTCCGTGTTCATTGATCATTGCCCTGAAAATTATTGTCAGCAACAAAACCATGATGAACATCAGACACAACACAATTCAAATGTCCAAAGAAGATGACACACACACACCTGTAACAAGAATCTGCAATCGCGAAGAGATGGGGGCTGAGCTCCCCAAAGGTGGCGCCTTTGTACTGCTCCATCATGTGCACATCGTAAAGATGTGGCAGCCTCTGGAAGGGATTGACTGCAATCAAGATGTTCCCGGTGTACGTCTACCGGATCATTTACCAATGTCAGACAGACAATTAACTAAAACTGTTCTTTTTTTGACAGGGGGAGCATCAAAGATGGACAGTCCAGGATTACTCACGTATATCTCGTTAAGCCCGTACCGGCAAGCAAGGTTATGCAAGACTCCCGGTTCATGTAGGTAAGCGAGTTTCGTCATGTCGTCCACTCCGGCCGGGGGCGCTTCCGTGTCCTTGGGGTATATGCTCGCGAGGCTGGCCACAACCTGAAACCAATGATCCAAGAACTCATGTCCTAAGTAACAGGCATCAATCGGCAATGAAAAGCAACAACATTAAGGCAATTCAGCCAATGGGGGAGCACACTAAGGCAATTCAGCCAAATCTACAAACAGGTGGCAGGCACTGATCGACTGCTACGACCAAGCACGGATTGATTTGAAATCTGCGTCGTCCTTGGCAGAACACCTGTGGTAAAAGCCAGCATCTAGAGAGCTCTGCTCAGGTGTGTCCTGTGCGGACTCACTCACCGTTTTGCCATTGGTGGTGGCGACGGTGACGTCGCCGCCCTTGATCCCGGTGACCTCGCCGTCGACCCAGGCCTCGTCGGGATCCTCCAGCCACACCTGCGAGCCGACGATGATGTTGACCGGAGTCCCCTGTCCGAACCAACAAGAAACA
It includes:
- the LOC127292861 gene encoding myosin-12 — its product is MGTPVNIIVGSQVWLEDPDEAWVDGEVTGIKGGDVTVATTNGKTVVASLASIYPKDTEAPPAGVDDMTKLAYLHEPGVLHNLACRYGLNEIYTYTGNILIAVNPFQRLPHLYDVHMMEQYKGATFGELSPHLFAIADSCYRAMINEHGSQSILVSGESGAGKTETTKMLMRYLAFMGGRSGTEGRTVEQQVLESNPVLEAFGNAKTVKNNNSSRFGKFVEIQFDKYGKISGAAVRTYLLERSRVCQVSDPERNYHCFYMLCSAPPEDVKRFKVGDPRSFHYLNQTSCYEVANVDDAREYLETRNAMDIVGISQEEQDAIFRVVAAILHLGNINFSKGQEIDSSRLRDEKSINHLKTVAELLMCDEKSLEDSLCQRVIVTPDGNITKPLDPDSALQSRDALAKTVYSRLFDWIVDKINNSIGQDPDAISIIGVLDIYGFESFKVNSFEQLCINMTNEKLQQHFNQHVFKMEQEEYTRDEIDWSYVEFVDNQDVLDLIEKKPGGIIALLDEACMFPKSTHETFAQKMYQTYKAHKRFSKPKLARTAFTINHYAGDVTYQADYFLDKNKDYVVAEHQALLNSSRCSFVANLFPPLPEESSKQSKFSSIGTRFKQQLQALMETLSTTEPHYIRCVKPNTVLKPGIFENDNVLNQLRCGGVLEAIRISCAGYPTKRTFDEFIDRFGVLAPELVDSSDEKTACAALCDKMGLKGYQIGKTKVFLRAGQMAELDARRAEVLSNAVRLIQRRIRTHLMRKDFISLKKASIQTQKFWRARLARKLFEHMRRVAAAITIQKHTRTRSAWKAYIQVYKSSITIQTGLRAMAACKEHRFRRETKAAMIIQTRWRQHKAYVAYKQQKRASLILQCAWRARVARKELRKLKMEARDNGALKEAKDKLEKRVEELTWRLDVEKHMRIDLEASKGQEVAKLQSALQEMQEKLEEAHAAIIKEKEAAKLAIEQAPPKIVEVPVVDNEKVELLTSQNEELTGELGTFRTKAEDLEKKLFEIQKQSDDLSQETQERASKINQLQEMISRLETNLSNMESENHVLRQQSLLASADDDKTKQIESLESKIAILESENQLLRSNSALAAQAAVAPEVIQPSAMKVLENGQQLGELNVINEQLVVPPIKNLSKQRSLTDRQQENHDVLIKSLTEDRRYDNRRPAAACIVYKSLLHWHSFEAEKTNIFDRIIHTIRSSIENAGSSGELAYWLSTTSTLLHLLQNTLKTSSSSTKGSNRSRTAPGNLFNRMTQNARSSSSGLGISSGYSGMIGRTDTKPMVEAKYPAVRFKQQLTAYVEKIYGMIRDSLKKEISALLTMCIQAPRAGRVRPSRGSLKSIHSSALSRQASSVHWQNIVKCLNITLETMNNNYVPPMIIRKTFGQVFAYMNVQLFNSLLLRRECCSFSNGEFLKAGLQELEQWCSATTEEYAGTSWDELQHIRQAVGFLVLHQKSHKTLDEITDDLCPVLSISQIYRIGTMFWDDKYGAQGLSQEVIGNMRTMATDDSITTPNSSFLLDDDSSIPISLDDISRLMLDINPSDVEPPPLLRQNSQFHFLLQQLTD